A region from the Equus quagga isolate Etosha38 unplaced genomic scaffold, UCLA_HA_Equagga_1.0 153_RagTag, whole genome shotgun sequence genome encodes:
- the LOC124233111 gene encoding sperm equatorial segment protein 1-like, giving the protein MPMKSLVLLVGLLLWPSSVPAYPSMTVTPDEEQNLNHYVQVLQNLILSVPTREPIRGRKSKSPNDIYSRGSKVSQVEETVTHGGASTENDVLINPISEEPTTFPTSGFTLGIGKKKDTESTAFWSIKPNNVSVVLHAEEPYIEKEEPEPEPEPVLKEKEAPKPFPDVTQLSPSPDVTSGKPFLTSSGRSTDWDTGAETEDVPQLSGEYEMDKPEALTFDKHLNNDDILKKISDINSEVQQVPLAESLKPEYREDIQASRDHLKRSLALAAAAEHKLKNMYKSQMSPVGRSSSEIDDIETVINMLYNSRSKLPEYLDIKYVPPEMRRRATTVFNTLKKILCVSRAETQNLIRKLLNNNIKILNLLDIP; this is encoded by the exons ATGCCTATGAAGTCCTTAGTCCTTCTAGTTGGGCTGTTGCTATGGCCTTCGTCCGTGCCGGCGTATCCGA gcATGACTGTGACACCTGACGAAGAACAGAACTTGAATCATTATGTACAAGTTTTACAGAACCTAATACTCAGTGTTCCTACTAGGGAGCCAATTCGTGGGAGAAAATCAAAGTCCCCAAATGATATTTATTCTAGAGGATCGAAGGTATCACAAGTTGAGGAGACAGTTACACATGGAGGAGCTTCAACTGAGAATGATGTTTTAATCAATCCTATCAGTGAAGAACCTACAACTTTCCCTACTAGCGGCTTCACACTGGgaatagggaagaaaaaagataccGAAAGTACAGCGTTCTGGTCGATTAAACCAAAcaatgtttctgttgttttacatGCAGAAGAACcttatattgaaaaagaagagccagagccagagccagagccagttttaaaagaaaaggaggcaCCAAAGCCATTCCCAGATGTTACTCAATTATCTCCAAGTCCAGATGTCACCTCAGGCAAACCGTTTCTCACCTCTTCAGGTAGGAGCACTGACTGGGATACCGGCGCAGAAACAGAGGATGTTCCTCAGCTCTCAGGTGAATATGAAATGGACAAACCTGAAGCGCTAACATTTGACAAACATTTGAATAATgatgacattttgaaaaaaatttcagatattaactCAGAGGTGCAACAGGTGCCTCTTGCTGAGAGCCTCAAGCCGGAATATAGGGAGGACATTCAAGCCTCTAGAGATCACCTAAAACGAAGCCTTGctctggcagcagcagcagaacataaattaaaaaatatgtataaatccCAGATGTCACCAGTAGGACGAAGCAGTAGTGAAATTGATGACATTGAAACTGTTATTAACATGCTGTATAATTCTAGATCTAAATTACCTGAATATTTAGATATTAAATATGTTCCACCAGAGATGAGAAGAAGAGCTACTACAGTATTCaatacattgaaaaaaatattatgtgtAAGTCGAGCAGAAACTCAAAACCTTATTAGGAAGTTattaaacaataatataaaaattttaaatttacttgatATTCCATGA